The following DNA comes from Musa acuminata AAA Group cultivar baxijiao chromosome BXJ1-4, Cavendish_Baxijiao_AAA, whole genome shotgun sequence.
CATTAGCTAAGCACAAGAAAGAGAAGGGTCAACCAACCCTCATTACCTCAACAATTCTAATCCTCattgttatcttttattattattattattattatttaaatattatttcagGATGGATTAGGAGTTGGTCAGCTTCTATGACAACTATTAATAGgtcttagaaattttttttatttttttatccaaaaagAAAAACTGTGCACAAAATCCATGAGACAGCTTCTGACTGCACCATTCCGTGGGCCTCGAGGATCCGGCGAAGCAGGAAGCCACCACGAAAAGGACTAGACCAGCAGCAATAATGGCCGTCACCGACCAGACCACAACCAGACACGAGGATCCCAAGGCCTTCCTTCCCACATGCAGCCCCCACGGCGCTGCAAAAAGGGGTGGAACAGAATCCCCACCCCCCACCACGCCCAGCGCCGTGCGGGTGCGAGGGAGAGGGCCCCGGCCGCCGAAGGCCTACCGGAGATGTGGTGGGTCCGGCGACGTGGTGCGCGCCGAGGCCGAGCACATGGGCGGTAGGTTCGAGGCATCATGTGACGCCATGTTCTCTCGCTGCTGCTGCCGTTGCTGTTGCTGCCACGGGCCTCGACCCGTCTCCTTGGGCTTTATTCTGGCTGCGCAGGCGCCCCCTGAGAAATCATGTGGGCGGGCGGCTTTCGTGGCCTCTGCGGTGCATGTGGAAGGGCGGGGATTGGGTAGGCGTCGAGGATGGTACACGCCGTGAATTGTAGCAGTGGAAGCGAGGGTTCCCGGGTTTGGTAGCGCGACCGGGACAAAAGTGTTCGACCGGCTTACTTTTGGGATCATGTGGGAGATGTCATAGCGGTCACATGGTGTGATTGAGAGCGGAAAGTAGGAGGAGCACTACAAGTGGTGACAGAGGATGTCACGGTAGACGGgggccctccctctctctctcccataGCATTCTtcctgaatgaatgaatgaacatCCACTGTGCCCCGAAAAATACTTGTTAATATGATGCTAAAACAGTGAAGGCAACATTATGTTTTTTTTCCTTGGAAATCCACTGTAAACCTTCTTTGCTTTGTTGTCTCGATTGGACCCCCGTGTAATCTTCAGACCTAACACCAACAGGAGTGAAAGCCAAGCACCGGCAACCACCAGCTGAGCCATGCCACGCCCGCTCTCCCCAGCAAAAGCCGAGACAAACCACATTTATCTGCCGCAACATGCTCCCCGCAGAAACTATTCACACATAACCCCAGAAAACAATTGCAATCACCTCCGACCCGCTCTCCCTCTCTCCTCGCTGGTATTTGACATTTCCTTCGAGAATTAGACCCCCAACATTCTTAAATGTTATGttccatctctctctttctctctctcttcaacatatatatagatatatagatatatatagtgCTCATCTCTCTCCCTGCTCCTCAACAACACACCTACCGTCCCATGGACAAGAAGCACGACCACCGCGCGATGTTCTCGCCCGAGCGCGGCCACGACGGCCTCGTGGAGAGGAGCAGGCGGATAAAGATGGCGGCCGAGATGGGCCTCGCCCGGTCCTCCCGTGGCCGCCACTGGAGCCGAGccctccaccgccgcctcctccgGAGGAAAGGAGCGACGAGCGGCGGCTCATGCGGGTGCAAGGACGAGGCGTTGACCTCCTCCAAGGCGGTCGAGGAGCTTGGGGTGGGAGAGAACGAGGACGACGCGGTGGAGGTCGACGCCCGGGTTCACGCTCTGCAGAGGCTGGTCCCCGGCGGCGAGGAGCTGAGCGTGGAGCGGCTGTTCGAGGAGACGGCCGACTACATCGAGGCGCTGCAGGGGCAGGTGAGTGCCATGAGGGCGCTTGCgtgcttgcttgatgagttggagCGGGACAAGAGGGTGGTGATGGGTGGGTGATGCTATGCATGGTTATCTCGGATATGTATCTTTGGATtgtcttctctctttcttcttttccctttttatttcttttttatgatgtaagAACACTGAAGAGAGGTTTGGAGAAAAAATAATTCTTAGTTTTTCCTTTGCACTTTATGTTAATTTCTTGGGTTATGACTTTTGCCAATATAACAATCTCAATTTTACCATTATCATTCATGATGCTTAATGAATGAGTGATATGTAGATCTGACCTCTTTTATCTTTTAAGTGGATTTGTGAAGGAGTATTAGGAGGTCAAAAACAAAACAACACTAGTATGAACAGTGTAGAACAACACACCAAGATTTGCCTCCTCGTCAATCAAACAACAAATGTGAGTGAGTGATTATTGGCAAACTGTCTTCTCTCGATGATCCATTTCTCCAATTTCTATGATTGTTTTGGGATGAATCaatcaatttcttcttcttcttcttcttcttcttcttcttcttcttttatatataatttttattcaaGCTATACAAATTTGTTTCAAGTATATGGGGTTTCTTCACATAAAACGCAATTAATGATAGCTCAGAAAACACATGGATTCAATTAAGCAAGATAATAATAGCATCATCGTCGATACAGTACATAATAATACCGTATAAATACACATTCAAGTAAGACGAGAATACCGCATGAAATGTGTCCCCAATTCCATTTTACCTACCAAATTAAACCACGTGTCGTGTATTTGTACCCAAAGACGCGGCGTGGGTTGGTAATTGGGAATCGAACCATCGTTATAACCGACTCCtccctccatctctctctctctctcctctcctctcttcctctcatCGCAAGAAACCCCAATGCCCGACGCCTCTCTGTGCCACGCCCCCACCTCTTCCCTCCCATCGCAAGAAACCCCCGGCATGATGGTATGTTTGAAAGACTTCGATTCTGTCTTCTTTGTTATCTTTCTTGATGTTCTTTAGTGTTTGTTCATTGGGAATATCTCGCTGTTGATGTCAACGAAGTTGTGGTTGCGGAAGCCGTGATTTAAGCGCGGAGGAGATGAGATCCTGGGGGAAGGGGACGATGCAGAACACGAGCAGGCGGCGGGGATACCTTTCTCTATCGTCGCTGTGGTCGGCGTTACCGGGCTTGTGATTCGTGGGCCGGATGTGGTTTATTTCTCCCTCGGCCCTTTGTTTCTGAGTCCGATCCGTGTGGATAAGTGTGCCGGCCAGGAAGCGCGGTGGGGGGCGAAGAGGTTCTTGGATTTCTTGGAGTTTGAAGCAGAAAATGCTGCAAGATCATCGAAAGACGGTCAGGGTTTCTTCATGTGAGTGACGTTTCCGATAATTTCTTTCTCTGGTTGAAGTTGGTTGTTGCGGTAAGTGGGCATGAAATGCTATAAATTGATGATAGGGTTCTGTTCTCATTTTTAGTGGTAATTCTAGTGGATTTCTATAGCTTTCTTTGAAATGAAAATAACCATAAAGTAAAAGGTGTAGTTCCTTGCATTCAGAACTGGTCCAAGAGTTTTGATCCAATGTGCTCCATCTTCGTTGTTGTAATGTGATAGTCCTTATCGTTGCTCAAGTTACAAGCCAAGTATGCGTGATCTGCAATCAAGCACTTGCATGAATTTTGTATGGCAGCTACTTGTCTGCATTTTTCTCTTTTCCTTGCTGCTTTCTGTTCGCCATGCTTGGAGGTTAATTTCGATTTTCTTACATTTGAATGGATTCTTTGATATTAAATTCTTGTTGACTAGTTTCTCATATTCTGATTTATTAGTCCAATTCATGAAAATGAAGTGATCCTGGTTTTTATAGCATTGCTACATGTCCTTGGGATGGTCCCATGCTGTTCGTTCTCCATGGAGTAGCAATGAAGTCTTTGTACTCAAAAAGCGTTACTATAGGCTATTACCTCTATGCCACACGCAAAACCCACTGCTGGACAACTGAATTTTCACTCGTGATTTGGATGGAACTTGTTATTCCAACTTCAATTCATGAAGAAAAGGCTCATGTAAGTACGCATGTAATTCTTTTAAGTATCTATATACTCATGCAAATATGTCAATGTCCATGTTAATTTGTGTATCTTCTATATAAAAGAGTTGAATTGCCTGTGTGAAACAAATATATGACTAGCATCGTAAGGAATATCAAATAGCTGACTAGCTCTGCGAGGTCAAGAAGTAAAAGTTGATATTTGAGAATCAAGGCAAATTCTTGAAATTTCTTTAGATTTGCAAAAGATGATGTAAGCAAATGATTTGCCAGTCAACATGCCGCACAATTTTTTTGGATATTGACTGTTTCTCAAATACGATATGCTTGGCCATATTACACCTTCTGCAGCTGTTTCTGTCATATTTATCACTTTTCAGAGATATAATTCAATTAGAATATAACTTTGATGCATTTGCAAAGTTGAAACAAGTGATATGTAGCGGCAGTTACGGCTGACTGGATGTTGCAGATAATTTTGGTTTGTCTGAGTCATtgcaattgattattatttttcagaATTCACCAGCACTGCACTTTTCCAGGATATATGGAGATGCCAATAGACATAAAATTTAGGAGGTTATTGGGAAAAGCAATTTACTACAGAGTTATTTGTTCGGCAGTTGATGGTTGATACTCTTACTGGAAAGACTGTGATGATTGAGAAGATATAAATTAAGGTGGTTATTCGAAAAAGGAAGTTACGGAGTTGTTTAGTCAGAGCATTTGACAGTAGATGAAAGAAAGTTACGATGAAGAAGATATGTGGGATCAAGCTTCTCTGACTTGTGAGACATCCGGATACTCTAAAGATCAAGAACAATCATGTTGCCTCCATCAAGGAGGggattgaaaaatatttttgagcTCATGGAGACAGATCTTCACCAAATTTATCAAGGCTAATGATGCTGACAGGAGAAAATATTCCTTCTTTTTTACCTATACCAATGGCTGCACACATTAAAGTATATCTATAAAGGTCAGATCATATTTTCCGGTGATATGTTGCTAGGATCATGTGATTTAAACCAGCCATTAGCTTTAGTTTATCTCTTGACTTaggaaaattataaattttttttaatgtatattGCTTACTGCTTTTTGACTAACTTGTTGTGGTTGCAACTGATTTTCTTAAAACTAGAGAAGTTCGTCGACAATTTGGTATTAGAACTCATAGCGTCTTGGAGTTTGGATGGTTCTCTTCTTTAAGTTCCCATCTTGGATTGGTTAGAAACTGAATTCGTGATCTGCATCCTCTTGAATAGGTCAATTTACTAGGtcttcttttttggtttttaGGAAACAAATATTATTGCAGCTTTGTTGTTTAAATTTCCTGTCTTATCCGAGTAAACCTTTTGATGCTTCCTCTGATCTTCTTCAACAAGAGCTTGAATTCAAGCATTGTGTAATTCACATTGTGTCAATTCACTTTCTTAGGAAGTAACAACCCATGCCATTCGCTGACGTTCCTAATGCTGATCCTTTTTGTACTGGAACTCATGGAGAACTTGTTGGCCTTTTGATCCCAAAGGATGGGTAATTGGCTGAAGAGGTtatgtttttattttgtttgttggTTCTTAATTTTTTTGTGGAAATTTTGAAGAGATACAGATTTGTTGCTTTTCAATATATGTTACCTTCTATAATTACTATTCACGTGGTAGTCTCTTCCATACTTGATTGTGATAGTTtatcctctctttttttcttttttctttttttacataTGTTTGACCTTTTTTGAATAAGATCGAGGTTTGACATACTGATATGCTCATccatttaaagattttttttttctttattctttACATTTATGTTTGGTTGAAGTGTGAAGAATATTTTCGGTGAAATGGGTATGATAAGCTGTTAACCAATGCTGCAGATATTATCTGTGCTTTTTAAAAGTAGCCGATGTTCGTATTCAATGCTTTGTGCAGTGTGTTCAGCGTAAATTTCATTATTGTCACGGAATTTAATTCTCCAATGACTAATGATGTTATTTCCTTTTCATTCGTAAATGATTGAAATCTGGGAAGAATGGGCACACCTGCCACTAATGCTGCTTTGCTACATCTTTAGATCGAAGTATAATTTCATATTCCAAGATGACAAATAAAAATCAGGCATTTTCACTCCCCGCCCACAAAATATTACGCCACCAGATGGAGGGAGGCAGTGATGGGGAGGGACAACGCTACTACTGTTAAACAAGTGAGATGGTTTATTTTTCAATGCAAAACACCAGTGTTGATGGGAAGGATATACAGCCTTTGGATTTGGTTTTGGTTACAATCATCATCTCAagtgaaataaaataaaataaaaactaacTATTCACAGGTATGGGTTACCTTTTTGAGGAAGAATCTCGAAGTTTAGAGGAACCAATATACTATAGTGATATCTCAACAAaacaactgctgctgctgctgctgctgctcctccctAATGCCGAATTTCTGTGCAATAATGGGACGGACATCTTCAGCACCGACCAGCGTCTCAAGGAAGGGGAGTATTTGAACCAAAGCATGGTCTGATGGGTCATCAAACCAACTCTCAATTGGTATGCCGTTGTTAACATGCAAATGGAAAACCTGAAAAATAAGGGGAGAGAAAAAGGGGAACCAATCAccccttttgttaaaaatattatgTGATTTTATCCTCCTACTGTGAAAAGAAACAGCAAAAAATATTCAACTACCGACAGTGTTAAAAACTGACAATACCTGTGGAGAATTGTCAATTATTGCGACTTTTGCAAGGTCAATCCCCAAAATACCAAGGTCCTTGGTGCAGCTACCTTCTGAGAATATGCACGATTCCCGATACATACGCTTAGAAATTATCTTGTGGTCTGGATCCAGCATGTCAAGTAACTGCGCAGCATATACGCTTTGACTAGCCGTAAAAATAACAATTTCAAACATTTGAGCGACTCTCTCAAGGAACATTTGTAGAAAAGGCCTCCGTCTTACATATACAGTATGAGTTTGCACGTCCAAGATAATAGGAAAGGTGAAATCAGCCCCATCACAAGGCTCCAGCGTAGAGTGGACAAGAGTTTCTGCAGACACACGAGACTGGGATTAGTTTCAAAACATTCACAGGAAACAAGACAACTAGATAAGAtcaggtaaataaataaataaataaataaataaaaagttctaatgataatgggaacaatgaaaggaaacaaaaataacatcaatataaaatGTCCAAAGAGAAAAAAATGCAACAGATGTTGACTAAACTTACCATCTAAATCAAGCACAAGAGTTATGGGCTTCCTTTGTTGTGTTTCCTTCGGCGATAGATTAGGACAACTAGATGAAACTGCCTGCGGGAAATCAGGTGAGGTTCTGGACAGTAACTGTTGATTAAACCACTCTGATACTTGCAAATCATCAGACGGACAATTTACGTCAACTTCTTGATGAGTAGCTAAGTAGAAGCATGCATCATTGGAGTTCGTCATGGTTCCTTGATTTGAATCACTATCAAGAACATCACTGGTTTCCATCGTCCTCTCAAGGAATGGCGGCATCATGCATTTCTCTGCCGCATCAATCGGTATGTCACAATTACTATACTCATAATGAGTACAAAACACATCTGAAAGATCTATGCTACCATCAAAAGGTAACCAAGAAACACTCTCTGAGGGGAATTTCAATAATGTGCAAGCTTGATAATCTGTGAAGCCACGGTTTTCATCCTCTCCTTCATCCGCAACCAGATTAGGCAAATTAGCACTTCCATGATTAACTGAAAATAAGGGAAAATTGGTGTTTATTGCATTAACTCAGAAAAGGAATTTACTACTTATGTCgagaaaagattcatatattgtGCCTAATTTTTTATCAGTACATCATGTGTTATATTAAACTTAAAGGCAAGGCAAATAGAATAATTTTCAAGGACCAGTACCTTCGTCAAAGATATTAGTTGGCTTCAAAAGAGAATCGCCATGCTCAAATTTGGTTGAGAATATTGTTTCTAACTCGTGTGGTATAGTGGCTGACGGTGAACCCTGCAGCAGCAAGCGAAATAGTCAcaggaaaatataaaaataaattaatctacAAATACACGACAATTGGAAAACAAGCATTTCAACCAGAAATTTAAATATTAACATAAAACAAACATAGTCATTCAACATCATAACTTCAATGACCAAATACAGAAACAATTATGCCAACGGTGAACAATCCCCATGAGCACTCATAGAAGTCCACATGCAACTGTCGTCTACTTGACAGCACTGGACAAGAGCCATTTGACCCACTCTTCATCCTTAAAATTTGACAATAACTGCACCGGCATCACTTGAACCTATGACAAGTATATGATCTCACCACATATACATGAAAATTCCAAAGTAATGCCTTAATGacattattatattttagcgcacAATATTTATGAGAAGCTTGCATGTTTCCCATATCTTATTCTTCTTTGTTTCTCATGTAGAGCTGAAGTGTATATCTTTGACAACTATGATCCTACATCATTGTGTAATACAATCTTCAAACCGTTCATCTCCTAATCCATGTCTACCTACCACAGAAACATTAAACATAGCAAATTGCCATTTAGTTTCACTATTATTAAACATAAACAAGTGAATATGTCCAGCAAGATCTTCCTGGAAACAGGAAACATTTGCTGGTACCACATTTCCTCCTCAGCTTGATCAGCATGAGGTCCATTTAATAGCTAGGAATGGATTACATTGAAAATTAGAGCCAGTTTGATAATTACCTGGTGGGTCGGGTGGGAAAATCCCTAAAATTGGCACAAATTAGATAAGTATGGATCTTTCTCCAGTGCctcaaaagggaaaaagagacaGGAAGGGTGTGGCTTTATCGTTAGACCTCCTAATGGCTCTCTGTTATTTGCAGCCACTTCACTAGGGAAATTCTAACCGGTGCCCCGAAAGAGGAATCAACATGGGTTGTAAACAATGAGGCCCAAAATATTTGTGTTGAAAATGAATAGAGGAATTTTTGTCATTTTGTATTTTTATGTTAAATACTTCTATTGACAACAGGACTACATAATTCTGAGAGAAGCTAACTGGTGGTTGATTGGCTGGCTGATCATGGGATGATGTTTGGGTCTTTATTTTTGGTCTTACTCAGTATAGCATGAGTTAGCCTTAACTGAATAACTTTATTTTATAAACATATAAAAATAAGAACATAAGAACATAGCTTATTCAGACACCTATATTAAATTCCAAGAGATTTCAATGTTTTCTGAAATTTAAACCCCTATCCAAGAAAACCCATCCCCATCAATGGTCACGTCCATATGTCACCTATTAGTGGTTTCCAGGATATTTCATTAGTTGAAGGTTAAAAGTTAAAACTAATGAAAAATTTGGATTTATCCTTAGAAGAAGGAAATGTGATTATAATATTCCTCCAAACtttaaaaatatcatataaatatcCTTCTCAGGGGTATATATAAAAGAATttgactcaaaaaattataatatgccACTGAACCCTTGTATATAATGACAGTAAGTGCAACAttagaaaaatctaaaaataggGTCTTCTGCATGGGCACACACAGTTCTGCTTCTGATTTGTTGCAATATAACACGTCATCGTATTTTCCCAATTGAACAACTAACCTAATCACCTCATGCTTGTGCTCTATTTgctcaaataaaaatataaccaTTCGATCATTCCAATCTCATCCTTTTgtcccagtgatttaaaaagcgctaggcgccaaggtccaaaaacacccgaggtgctaggcgttcgCCTGAGCGAAACGAgatgttaaaatataaaaatatataatataattaataaatataattatttaaattaaaatataatattaaattaagaaatcttgtaaaattacaatatcacattaacaaaaaatcacaaaattaaaaacgataatttcaaataaataaaaattaatagtattaaaatcaaaataatatattattaatctaataaataaaaataatgttaCTAGTATACAGCTAGTAGTATACtgctaatatattgttaacaatatacGAAGTGAGAATAGTGTGAATAAGAAGATCGAGGTTACTGACTGAAAGTAgcagtagcagcgagcagcgacagtgatagcaacgggagcgggagcggcgagcgacgacagtggcaacggCAACAGCGATAGCAGGAGCGACGACAATGGCAGCAACAGCGGTAGCAGTGagtagcgggagcgggagcgggag
Coding sequences within:
- the LOC135649232 gene encoding transcription factor PAR2-like, whose translation is MDKKHDHRAMFSPERGHDGLVERSRRIKMAAEMGLARSSRGRHWSRALHRRLLRRKGATSGGSCGCKDEALTSSKAVEELGVGENEDDAVEVDARVHALQRLVPGGEELSVERLFEETADYIEALQGQVSAMRALACLLDELERDKRVVMGG
- the LOC135649240 gene encoding uncharacterized protein C2F7.02c-like isoform X2, whose amino-acid sequence is MAALRMKRKSNKGRVRLCSARARYKFIKTSQSLASQGKTEMNTSIQFQQDGCLSSVVPSGYLLSTVPSDTEQSGSNVVVTGFNETSTKLWNLLSSDLLPVGRQGSPSATIPHELETIFSTKFEHGDSLLKPTNIFDEVNHGSANLPNLVADEGEDENRGFTDYQACTLLKFPSESVSWLPFDEKCMMPPFLERTMETSDVLDSDSNQGTMTNSNDACFYLATHQEVDVNCPSDDLQVSEWFNQQLLSRTSPDFPQAVSSSCPNLSPKETQQRKPITLVLDLDETLVHSTLEPCDGADFTFPIILDVQTHTVYVRRRPFLQMFLERVAQMFEIVIFTASQSVYAAQLLDMLDPDHKIISKRMYRESCIFSEGSCTKDLGILGIDLAKVAIIDNSPQVFHLHVNNGIPIESWFDDPSDHALVQILPFLETLVGAEDVRPIIAQKFGIREEQQQQQQQLFC
- the LOC135649240 gene encoding uncharacterized protein LOC135649240 isoform X1; amino-acid sequence: MAALRMKRKSNKGRVRLCSARARYKFIKTSQSLASQGKTEMNTSIQFQQDGCLSSVVPSGYLLSTVPSDTEQSGSNVVVTGFNETSTKLWNLLSSDLLPVGRQGSPSATIPHELETIFSTKFEHGDSLLKPTNIFDEVNHGSANLPNLVADEGEDENRGFTDYQACTLLKFPSESVSWLPFDGSIDLSDVFCTHYEYSNCDIPIDAAEKCMMPPFLERTMETSDVLDSDSNQGTMTNSNDACFYLATHQEVDVNCPSDDLQVSEWFNQQLLSRTSPDFPQAVSSSCPNLSPKETQQRKPITLVLDLDETLVHSTLEPCDGADFTFPIILDVQTHTVYVRRRPFLQMFLERVAQMFEIVIFTASQSVYAAQLLDMLDPDHKIISKRMYRESCIFSEGSCTKDLGILGIDLAKVAIIDNSPQVFHLHVNNGIPIESWFDDPSDHALVQILPFLETLVGAEDVRPIIAQKFGIREEQQQQQQQLFC